CTGAATTCTCCGGGCGCGGTTTCGGTCACGTCAAACGACAGACAGCCCGGTTCGGCACGGCTAAGGCGGATATGCTCCGTCAGGGCGGCGCGCGTGACCTCAAGGTCTTCGGAGGGACAAATCATTTGGCCAGTGAGAGAAATCATTCCCACTCGATCGTTCCCGGTGGTTTCGACGTGATGTCATAGGTCACGCGGTTGATGCCTTTGACCTCGTTGATGATGCGCGTCGCGGTTTCACCGAGAAACTCGTGGGTAAAGGGATAGTAATCGGCGGTCATGCCATCGACGCTTGTGACAGCGCGAAGGGCGCAGGCAAAATCATAGGTCCGCCCATCGCCCATGACCCCAACTGTTCGCACCGGCAGGATGGCAACGAACGCCTGCCAGATGTCATCATAGAGCCCGTGGCGGCGAATCTGGTCGATATAGACGGCATCGGCCTTGCGCAGGATGTCGAGTTTTTCGCGGGTGATCTCGCCGGGGCAACGGATGGCAAGACCGGGGCCGGGAAAGGGATGACGCCCGATAAAGCTCTGGGGAAGGCCCAGTTCGCGCCCCAAAGCGCGCACTTCGTCCTTGAAGAGTTCGCGCAGGGGTTCGACCAGTTTGAGGCCCATTTTCTCGGGCAGGCCGCCGACATTGTGATGCGACTTGATGGTGACAGAGGGGCCACCCGAAAAGCTGACGCTCTCGATCACGTCGGGGTAGAGCGTGCCTTGGGCGAGAAACTCGGCCCCTTCAATCTGGCTCGCGTATTTCTGGAACACGTCGATGAACAGGCGTCCAATGGTTTTTCTCTTGGTTTCAGGGTCACTTACGCCCTCAAGCTCACCTAGAAACAGCTCTGCCTCATCGGCATGAATGAGGGGGATGTTGTAATTGTCGCGGAACATGGCCACGACCTCGTCGGCCTCGCCCTGACGCAAGAGGCCATGATCGACAAAGACGCACGTCAGTTGGTCGCCAATGGCCTCATGGATCAGCACGGCGGCGACAGAGGAATCGACACCCCCCGAGAGGCCGCAAATCACCTGTTTGTCGCCCACTTGAGCGCGGATCTTGGCAATCGCCTCTTCACGGTAGGCGCCCATGGTCCAGTCGCCCTTGAAGCCCGCCTGCCGGATGAAATTCTCATAGAGCCGCGCCCCGTTCGGCGTGTGATGCACCTCGGGGTGGAATTGCACGGCGTAGAAGTTGCGGGCGCGGTCTGCCGTGATGGCAAAGGGCGCACCGGGCGAGGTGCCCAGAACCTCGAATCCAGGTGCGATTTCAGAGACATGATCGCCGTGGCTCATCCAGACCTGTTCGCGCGAATCCCCGGCGAACCAGCCATCGACAAAGCCGCTGGCGACACCTGTCGACGTTACGTAGGCGCGGCCAAATTCGGCGGTGGCATGTTCGCCCGCCTCAACGCGACCGCCCAAGTCCTGCATCATGACCTGCTGGCCATAGCAGATGCCCAAGATCGGCACGCCCAGATCATAGGCGGCCTGAGGCGGCCTTGGGCTGCCCTCGCGCATCACGCTATCGGGGCCACCCGAAAAGATGATCGCGCGCGGCGCCATCTCTTGCAGGAATGCGTCCGTCACCTTTTGGTAGGGATGGATTTCGCAATAAACATTCAGCTCGCGCAGGCGACGCGCAATAAGCTGCGTTACCTGGCTGCCAAAGTCGATGATCAGGAGGCGGTCATGGGATATCTGGCTCATATCTCGCCTAGTAATTGGCGTCCCGCTCCGGCGCAAGAGAAAGCAGCGCGCCTTACCAGCGATAGCTGATGCCGGTTGCGACCTCGTGTTGATGCATGCGGATTTTAACCGGTTGTGCCACGCCGGTAAGCGCGGGGTTGGACCCCGAAAAGCTGTTGGAGAAGGCATGGGTGTAGGCAAAGGTAAAGGCCCAGCGGTCGTTGATCTCATAGGTGCCGCCCGCCGAGAGATGCCATTGGGGCGTGCCGGGGGCGATGGTGTTGATCACCACGTTGCCGTCGTTCTTGATGAACTCGGTCGAATAGCTAACGCCGGTGCGCAACGTCAGCTTGTCAGACTTCTGCCAGATGGCGGCCAGACGCCAGACATCGACATCCTGCCAGCCGAATCCCACGCCATTGGTCGCTCCCAGCGGGCCGCCCGGAGGTGCGCTGGAATTGGCGATGGGTTTTACATTGCCGTAGAAGATGCGTTGATACTCGCCCGTGAGTGTCCAATGCGGGGCAGCGGCGGGGGTATAGGCCGCCCCAAGGGTCAGCATTGCGGGCACGTCGAATTCGCCGTCGGCAAAGAGGCCCTTGTAGCGGCTGAACTTGGACATCTGGATTTCGTTGCGATAGGCCGCGCCAAAGGTCCATTCCGGATTGGCCTCATACAGCAGGCCAAGGTTTACGCCAAAGCCGGTGGACCAATCGTGCCCGCGGTTGGTGACATCGCTGGGACTGATCGAAAGGGCAGAGAAGGCTTGCAGCCCCTGTGCCTTGAACCGCTGCACCGCAAGAATAGGAGATACGCCCAAGGTCAGGCGATCATTCACCTTGCGGGCATAGTTCAGCGTAATGAAGGCCTGTTCGAGATTGACCCCGACCGGGGCGGAGCCCGCGCCAAGCCCGGCAAAGAAATTGGTGTCAAACTCGGTGTTCATGCCACCATTGCCAAAGACAAAGGCGCCAAGCGATGAGCGGTCATCGAGTTTCCAGTTGGCACCGCCGCAGGGAATGAAGAACACGTCATTCTGGCTTTTGTGGGTGCCGGGGGTCAGTGGCCCGCCGGGGGCGATTTCCACGTCGCGGTTCGGGGCAAAGGTGGTGAGACAAAAGCCCGCTTGATTGCCCAGCTTGACGCCCGTGGCCGGATTCTGCGCCATGCCGAGGACACCCGTTGGCACCGCAACACCTGCGCCCGCCATGCCCTTGGACTGGCCACCATAGCCATTGGAGAAATAGCCATTGGTGGCTGTTGCGGGGCTTGCCAGCGCAAATGCACTCATCAGCGCAGATAGTTTCGCCAAGTGGCGCAAACACGTCTTCATCGTAACATACCTCTTACTGCGGTGCGGTTAGCCCAGATCTGTCAGTTTGTCCTGCGCTTTTAGAGACTGACGCTGATCATGGTAAATAGATCAGGCCGAGATCAAAGCATTATGGTTTTTGAATATATTTTGTCATTCATTTTATCCTGTCCTGAAATCAACAAGGGGCGCGTGTCGCTTTTTCCCCGCAATCGCCGGAATCTTCGCCTGATACACGCCGACAAACAGGTATGACCAGAGCAGACCTGCCCTGTGGCGGGAGCCTTGGCTATTGCAATTGACCATATACGAAGGGTGCATCCATGTCAGAAGCAGCACTGAGCAGCAGACGGTCCCGTGGCGGCGGCGGGGCAGCACGCCGTGCCGAACGCACCGCCGTCAGCATCGAGACCGCGCGCTATATCGAGCGCAACATTCCGAATTTCGAGGTTCTGACAGAAGAGGCGCTTGAAATCATCGAGGCCAATGCCGAAACGGTACTGGCCGAGGTGGGCGTGAATTTTGTCCAGAATCCAGCCGCGCTGGAACGCTGGCGCCAGGCCGGGGCCGATGTGCAGGGCGAGCGGGTGCGCATTCCGCGTGGTTTGGCGCGGCAACTCTGTGCCACCGCCCCGTCGCGGATCATCCAGCATGCCCGCAATCCCGAGCGCACGGTGGAAATCGGCGGCAAGTCCCTTGTTCTGGCACCGGTCTATGGCCCGCCCTTCGTGCGCGACATGGAAGGCGGCCGCCGCTATGCCACGATGGAGGATTTCCGCAAATTCGTGAAGCTGGGCTATATGTCGAAATGGTTGCACCATTCCGGCGGCACGGTGTGTGAACCCACCGATATTCCGGTGAACAAGCGCCATCTTGATATGCTGCTGGCGCATATGACCCTGTCGGACAAGCCCTTTATGGGATCGGTGACAGAGCCTAGCCGCGCGCAAGACAGCGTTGATATGTGCAACATCCTCTTTGGAGAGGAGTTCGTGCAGAACAACACTGTCATGACATCGCTCATCAACGTGAACTCGCCGATGACGTTTGACGATGTCATGATGGGGTCGCTGGAAATCTATGCCGCGAACAATCAGGCCTGTATCCTGTCGCCCTTTATCGTTGGCGGTGCGATGGCACCGGTGTCTGTGGCGGGTACGCTGACGCAGGTTCTGGCCGAGGTTCTGGCAGGCATTGCCTATAGTCAGCTTGTGCGCCCCGGCGCGCCGATGATCTTTGGGGCCTTCGTTACCTCGATCGACATGAACTCGGGCGCGCCGACCTTTGGCACTCCGGAGGCCGCACATATCACCTATGGGGCGGGTCAGTTGGCGCGGCGGATGGGGCTGCCGTTCCGGTCTTCCGGGTCGTTCAACGGTTCCAAACTGCCGGATGCGCAGGCGGCGTATGAGACGGCAAATAGCCTGAACGTCGGGCTTTTGGCGGGGGTGAACTTTATGTTGCACTCTTGCGGCTGGCTTGAAGGCGGGCTTGTGTCATCCTTTGAGAAATTCGTCATGGATGCCGATCAACTGGGCACGCTTCACCATTTGGCGCGCGGCGTGCAGGTGGATGAAGAGGCGCAGGCGATGGACGCCATTCGTGAGGTTGGGCCGGGTGGCCATTATCTTGGCTGTGCGCATACGCAGGCGAATTTCAAATCCGCCTTTTGGCGCTCTGACCTGTTCGACTACAAGCCGTTCGAGACGTGGGCAGATGAGGGCGAGCGCGACACGATGGTTCTGGCCAATGCGCGGGTTCACAAGCTTTTGGCGGATTATCAGCAACCGCCGCTTGATCCGGAAATTGCCGAGGCACTTGCCGCCTATGTCGCCAAGCGCAAGGCTGAAATGCCGGATGCCTTTAGCTAAGATCATCGAGACTTGCCTAAAGAACGCGCGCCGCACCGATTTGCGGCGCGCTTTTTTTTGTCAGGTCTCGAGCAATAACGGGGTCATGTCCCGTGCCTCTGCCATCATGGCGATCAATACCTCGACATGGCGGGCCGGTGAGTAGCCTGTGGACGCAAGGCGGCGTTCCTGATCCAAGGCGGCCTCGGTTTCAAGCAGGCGCACAAGCGCGGTAGGGCTCTGGGGTAGGGGGCCATCGCGCAGTAGCCGCCGCAAATGCACCTCGCGGCGGTAGTCTTGCAGACCTATCCGCGCCGCGCGGATCAACAGTGGGGGGCGGCGTAACGCCTGCAGAGTTCCAAGTATATCGTGCATAAGAGGCTCCTGTGATCGTGCAAATGCTTCGTCGCACAGGTTCGGTGGCTGTTGCGTTTTCAGGCGCTGCGCCGCGCGCAGGGCTTTGGATTTGTTTACGATTTGTCAATGAAGGTTGCATTTCTGGAAACAATTAACGAACCGGTAATCTTTGCACTCTTAAGTTGTGGATAACTCTGTGGGTAAGTTGCCAGGTTGCGATCTGGTGCCGGAAGGCCGAAAATTTGGGGGACGGGCGATGCACGAGGGGTATGCATTCAAGACCATTTTGCATGACGTACCCTCTTGGGTGCCGGAGGCGGCGCTGCACTATCTGGCCCATACCGAATCCGGCACGCCGATCAGGGCCCTGGCGCGGCACGCGGGGCGGCACGCTTCGACCGTGATGCGCCAAATCCGCGCCTATGAGACCCGCCGCGATGATCTTTTGGTGGACGAGGCGCTGCGGCGACTTGGACAAAGGGTTAACCATGACAAGATTTCCGGTTCTCCTGCCAAGGAGGCTGCGATGACATCCCACACCATCACGCGACACAATCAGACGCCTGAACTGACGGAAAACCGCTTGAAATCAGAGGCGCGGCGCGTTTTGCGCCGCCTCTGTGAGCCGGGGGCCCTGTTGGCCGTCTCTGCCGATATGGACAAGGCCGTGGTGGTGCGTGACACCGGTAGCGGCCAGACCCTGCGCACGGCGGTCGTCGAGCGCGAAGTGGCCGAGGCTATGGCGCTCAAGGGATGGGTGGCCTGTGACGGACCGGGGCGCATCGCGCGGTATCATATCACCGCCACAGGGCGCAACGCGCTCAGCCTGATGTTGGCTGAGGCCGAAAATCAGGCAAGCGGTCTTAGAGACGGGCCGTTTTTGTCGGAGCAGGCCGCATCCCACCCCACGCCGGATGCCAGCGGACGACGCGCGCGCTACGGTCTGGTGGACTCGCCCCTTGTGGCGCTGGCCCGACGACGTGACAAGGACGGCAGCCGGTTTCTGACCTCGGATCTTGTGCGCGCGGGCGAACGGCTGCGCGAGGATTTCGAACTGGCCCAGATGGCCCCACGTGTCGCGCAGAACTGGGACCATTTTCTCAGTCATGTCGATGAGCATGGCAGCCCCGTGGTCTCTCGTGGGTATGATGCCGAGGCGGCACGCCTGCGGGTCTTGGCGGCGTTGCGGGATCTTGGGCCGGGCTTGGGCGATGTGGTGCTGCGCTGCTGTTGTTACATGGAGGGGCTGGAACGCGCCGAGAAGAAAATGGGCTGGTCGGCGCGGTCGGGCAAGATCGTGTTACGCATCGCCCTGCAACGGCTCAAACGGCATTACGAGGGGTTGGGAGAAGCGGGCAGCTTGATCGGTTGAACGCGCAGGCTGCAAAGCCGCCATGCTATAATTCAGGCTTGTCATTGAGGTGGTGACCCATAAGCTATGGATATGAACATCACCCTTCGACAGCTTGGCTATTTCAAGGCGCTTGCCGAACAGCGCAATTTCGGGCGTGCGGCAGAGGTGGTCAATATTTCGCAACCGGCGCTCTCTGTTCAAATCAAAGAGATGGAGACAACGCTTGGCCAAAAGCTGGTCGAGCGGCGTGCGCGGGATGTGGTGCTGACCCCGTTTGGCCGCCTGATTCTGGCGCATGCCCTGCGGGTTCTGGACGAGATGCAGGCGCTGAGCGAGGCGGCGCGGTGGCAAGGCGGGCTGGCGGGGCGGCTATCGCTTGGGATTATCCCAACCATTGCGCCCTATATTCTACCCGGCGTGCTAGAGGCGCTGCGCAGCCGCGATATCTCGCTTGATGTGCAAGTGCGCGAGGCCAAGACTGACCAATTGATCGCAGACATTCAAGGCGGTCAACTGGACGCCGCGATACTGGCGCGGCCGGTCGGGGCTGAGGGGCTGCGCGAGCGACTGCTGTTCGAGGATCGGTTCTTGTTGGCGGGAACCTCAGTTCGGTTGGCGGCGCTTGGGCAGGGGGCAGAGGCGCTGCGCCCAACCTCGCTGGTGCACAGCCCGCTGTTGTTGCTGGAAGAGGGGCATTGCCTGACGGATCAAGCGCTTGAGGTTTGCGGACGTGGGCGTGGGCACGCACAGATCGATATGGGCGCCTCTTCGCTTGGCACGCTGTCGCGGCTGGTGGCGGCGGGATTCGGCCTGACCCTCATGCCCGAGATTGCGGCGGCGACCGAAGTGAGGGCGGCACCGGGGATAAACCTGCGCCGGTTTGGCCCGCCAGAGCCCGCCCGCCAGATCGTTCTGGTGCGTCGTCAGAGCACGCAAGACGAGGTGTGGTTCGAGAAACTGGCCGAGGTGTTGGAAACTGCCGGTGCCGCGCTTATCGCTCTTGCGCGCGCGGAGGTGCCGGAACCCACAGCCGCGATGCGACCTGCGCCGCACGCAGCGCAGGTCGACATTTACAGGGACACTCACTAAGCGCGATGGACACTCGTTACCCATGGTGCAGTCGTCAGGATGTAACGCTGCGTGACTGGCACTCTCCATCGCTATGATTTATACTATCCAAGCCTTACCAAATCATTCGCGGGGAAAAATTCGTGCGCGATCTCAAACTGCCGGACCAACGTCATCCTGAAAAGGCGCATCGCCCCGATAACGCCCAACCACGCAAGCCTGACTGGATTCGGGTCAAGGCCCCGACGAGCAAGGCCTATTTCGAAACCCATCGGATCATGCGCGAGCACAAGCTGGTAACGGTCTGTGAAGAGGCGGGTTGCCCGAATGCCGGCGAATGCTGGAGCCAGGGACACGCGACCATGATGATCATGGGCGAGATTTGCACGCGCGGCTGCACCTTTTGCAACGTGGCCACCGGCAAGCCGCAAACCCTTGATGCGTTCGAGCCGGGGCGCGTGGCTGATGCTGTGTCCAAGCTGGGCTTGAAGCATGTGGTTGTGACGAGCGTGGATCGCGATGATCTGTCGGATGGCGGGGCTGACCATTTTGCGCAGACCATTCGCGCAATTCGCCACCGGGCACCCGGAACCACGATCGAGATTTTGACGCCGGATTTCCTGCATTGCGAGGATGGTGCGCTGGAAACCGTGGTGGCAGCCAAGCCGGATGTGTTCAATCACAACCTTGAAACTGTGCCCGGACTCTATCCCACCGTGCGCCCCGGCGCGCGGTATTTCCATTCCCTGCGGCTTTTGCAGCGGGTCAAGGAACTTGATCCGACGATGTTTACAAAATCGGGCATTATGGTGGGCTTGGGCGAGGATCGGCAGGCCGTGCATCAGGTGATGGATGATATGCGCGCCGCCGGAATAGATTTCCTGACTATTGGCCAATACTTGCAACCCACGCCGAAACATCACGCGGTTGATCGTTTTGTGCATCCTGATGAGTTCGCAGCCTATGAAAAGGCGGCCTATGGCAAGGGCTTTTTGATGGTTTCTGCCAGCCCGCTGACGCGGTCCAGCTATCATGCGGGCGATGATTTCGCGCGGTTGCAGGCGGCACGGAATGCAAAATTCGGCTGATCGTGCCTTGGGTGCGCTTTGACAGGTCATGATGCACAGAAAAACCGGCCAATGGGCCGGTTTTTTGGTTTCTTGGTACTGTCAGTGATTGAGGGTTAACGCCCCCAGGTCCGCACCGGGCCGCAATCCATATGTACGAAGTTGCTGCCGGAATAGCGCCCAACGCCACCGCCGCCACAGGCCACGCCGGCACGGTAAATCTGGCTGACAGAGCGGCTTCCAAGACGCAGGTCTGCGGCCTCGCCGACCATGTGAAGGGAATTCCGGGCGACACCATTGGAACGGCTGCGCAGCATCGCGTTGGTCTGGGCGCTTCGGTAGCCGCTCAAGAGCGTGTAGGGCTCGGATACGTCGAGCAGGTTATGGCTGGCGGCCATGATGTCGATGGTGCGAATATCAATGTTTTTCACCTGATTGGTACGCCAATCACGCATGAACAACGATATCTCGCGCACGGCTTCCTTGAGGTAATCGCCTTCGATCCAATAGATTGTGTCGAGCCGTTCACCGGTGCGCGGCGAAACAAGGCGAATGCGGCGGATATCGCCAGCACCGCGTAGAAAGCCAGCTGCATTGGAAAATGTCGGGGCTGCTGCCACAGCTGTTGCCGCGAACGCAAGCAATACGCCACGCCGCGAGATGCCAGTTGAACTGATTTCTGTCATTGTTTCAATCGCCTGTCCCGTAGCCTACCTGTTGTTGCTGTCCCGCAACATTCTCAATCATCCCCAGATGTGCGGAATTTATGGCACAGCGGGAATCAATGACCAAGCCCTGATTTGCTGTGTCGTTCAATATTCAAGTCCTTTCGGCGGGATTTCGCGCATAATTTTCCTGATGTGGCTAGAATACGCATCCGCCGCTGCATTTTCGTCGCAGTCATGCACTTGTCGTCGAAACTGACACGGAATCCTTAGTAAAAAATTGAGAACGATGGGAAATCCCGCATATAGTTTCTCAAAGCGACCCCGTGACTTAGAGGTAAAAGAATGATTTTGGCGTCTTGCCACCCGCGCTCTCGCGATTTGCTCCGAATTGTCCCGGTCATGCTGACCGCCGCACTTGTTCTGTTTGCATGGATCATGCCAGCTGCGGCGCAAGAAGCGGCGTTTCGGCAAGCGGTGGCCGAGGCCGCAGCCGAGGATCGTGACCTTGCGGCCTTTTATCAGGATCAGAGCTATCGTCCGGTCTGGACCGGCGCTGGGGCCGAGCATCTCGCGCGCCGTCAGGCCTTGGTTCAGGTGCTGGCGCGGGCCGGGGTGCATGGCCTGCCTGCGGAGCGTTATGATCTTGACGGGTTGATTGCGTCGATGACCGCCGCGCGGTCACAGCGCGATCTGGGGCAGGTAGAGGTCGAACTCAGCCGCACCTATCTGCGCTATGCGCATGATGTGCAATCTGGGGTTTTGGTGCCCTCAAAGGTTATTGGTGACATCAAGCGTGAGGTTTTGCGGCAGGAATCTGGCGCGCTTTTGAAAGAGATTCTTGCAAAAGAACCTAGCCGTGTGATGCGGAACCTTGCGCCGCAAAGCAATGAATACGCGCGCCTCCTCAAACAAAAACTGCGGCTAGAGCAGTTGGTCGCAGAAGGCGGATGGGGGGCTACGGTTTCTGCAGAAAAGCTGCGGCCCGGCGACAGCGGCCCGGCTGTCATCGCCCTGCGTAACCGGCTGATTGCAATGGGCTATCTGGATCGGAGTGCGGCGCAGACCTATGATATGAGGCTGCAACAGGCGGTTCAGGCCTTTCAAGGGGATCACGGGCTTGAGACCGACGGCATTGCGGGGGCGACGACGCTTGCGGCGGTGAATACCCCTGCGACAGAGCGGCTCAAATCGGTGATTGTCGCGATGGAGCGGGAGCGCTGGCTAAGCGAGGAGCGCGGACAGCGCCACATACTTGTTAACCTGACCGATTTCAGCGCGCGTATTCTCGACAATGACGCGGTGACCTTTGCAACCAGAGCCGTGATTGGCAAGAATGACCAGAACCGCCGGAGCCCCGAATTCTCGGATGAGATGGAGTATATGGTCATCAATCCGACGTGGCATGTGCCCTATTCAATCGCGGTCAATGAATACCTGCCGCAGATGCAGCGCAATCCGGGGGCGGCGTCTCATCTCAAGCTTTACAATCGCAATGGCCGCGAGGTGAGCCGGGGGGCAGTCAATTTCGGCGCGTATAATGCGCGCAATTTTCCCTTTGCGATCAAGCAACCACCGTCAGAGCGCAACGCGCTTGGGCTGGTCAAGTTCATGTTCCCCAACAAGTACAATATCTACCTGCACGACACGCCGCAAAAAGCGCTGTTCGATCTGGAGAAGCGCGATTTCAGCCATGGCTGTATCCGCCTGCATCAACCGTTCGATTTCGCCTATGCGCTCTTGGGGCGGCAGGAAAGCGATCCCAAGGCCTTCTTTCATTCCGTGCTGGGCACAGGGCGTGAAACCTATGTGCAACTGGAGCAGCATGTGCCGGTGCATATCATCTATCGCACGGCCTTTACCCAAGCACAGGGGCGTCCGCAGTATCGTGGCGATGTCTACGGGCGCGATGCGCGGATCTGGGAAGCGCTGGAAAAGGCCGGGGTGTCATTGGATACGCCACGGGGCTGAGATCTGAGTTTTTCGTCGGTTGAGGGCCCGTGCCGCGAGGTGCGGGCCTTTTGCCATGCGCCTGCCTGTGATAGCGAAGGGTTTCAGGTGCGGCACACTGCGCAGCTGTCTTGAAAAGATTGTCTGCGCGCGGGACCGATCTTAAATAAACTGTTACCAAACCGACGCAGAAGACCAGCATCCGCCCGGCCCCCGGGCGTCAGAATGAAAGACCTTGCCATGAGCACCATTCAGGACCGTGTCATCGCCATCATCGCCGAACAGGCCGTGCTCGAACCTGCGGATGTCACTCTCGACAGCACGCCCGAGGACCTGGGTATCGACAGTCTCGGATTGGTCGAGAGTATCTTTGCCATCGAAGAGGCGTTTGACATTTCCGTGCCCTTCAACGCCAACAACCCGTCAGAGAGCGATTTCGACATTTCCACTGTGCGTTCGATCATCGCCGGCATCGAGCGGCTGGTGGCCGCGCAATCGTGAAACGGGTGGTCATTACTGGCGCGGGCACGATCAACGCGCTTGGGGCCGATGTGCCCAGCACGCTTGAGGCGATGCGCGAAGGGCGTTGCGGTATTTCCGATCTGGAGTTTCAGGACGTCGAGCGCTTGTCGATTCGCATTGGTGGCCAGGTCAAGAACTACGATCCCGAGGTGCAGTTCAACCGTCAGCAACTGGCGCTCTATGACCGGTTTACCCAATTCACACTGATCGCGGCGCGGCAGGCCATGGCGCAGGCCGGGTTGGAGTTTTCGGGCGAGTTGGCCGCGCGGGCGGGCGTGATTCTTGGCAATTCAGGCGGGGGCATGACCACGCTCGACGAGAATTACCGCTCTGTCTACGAAGAGGGCAAGAACCGGGTGCATCCCTTTGTGGTGCCCAAGCTGATGAATAACGCCGCTGCTTCGCATCTGTCGATGGAATTCAATCTCAAGGGGCCGACCTTTACCGTCTCGACCGCTTGCGCGTCGTCCAATCACGCGATGGCGCAGGCATTTCAGATGGTGCATGGCGGCATTACCCCGGTGATGGTCACGGGGGGATCTGAATCGATGCTGTGTTTTGGCGGCGTCAAGGCGTGGGAGGGGTTGCGCGTCATGAGCCGGGATGCCTGCCGCCCATTCTCGGCCAATCGCAACGGTATGGTTCAGGGCGAGGGGGCCGCGATTTTCGTCTTTGAAGAGATGGAGCATGCCAAAAGGCGCGGGGCCGAGATTTTGGCCGAGGTGGCAGGCTTTGCCATGACGTCGGATGCCTCCGACATTGTCATGCCCTCCAAACAGGGGGCCGCACGTGCCATCACCGGCGCGCTCAATGATGCGCGGATCAACCGCGAAGAGGTGGGCTATATCAACGCGCATGGCACTGGCACTGCGGCGAATGATAAGACCGAGAGTGCGGCGGTGGCGGATGTGTTCGGGCATCACGCGGATCGTCTGATGATTTCCTCGACGAAATCCATGCATGCGCATCTGATCGGTGGAACTGGCGCGGTCGAGCTTTTGGCCTGTATCATGGCGCTGCGCGACGGGATCATTGCGCCCACTATCGGCTATGAGGAACCGGACCCGGAATGCGCACTGGACGTGGTGCCGAACGTGGCGCGCGAGGCGCGAGTGAATGTGGCGCTGAGCAATGCCTTTGCCTTTGGTGGGCTCAACGCTGTGCTGGCGCTCAAGCGCTTTGCCTGAGGTTGGAACGCAAAACGCCGCCCCATAGGGCGGCGTTGGCCTTAGGAGTGATATTTTAATTACTGCTGAAGAATTGAGGCTTCTTCGAACGCAGCGGTAAAGCCCTTGAGCGAGGCGTCAATCTTTACCTTTTGATCCGGCGCCTGAGCCGGGACAATTTCAAGCGTCACCTTAACACCGCGCTTCATCGTGTCGATGTCCTGTTGC
The nucleotide sequence above comes from Roseovarius mucosus. Encoded proteins:
- a CDS encoding hydrogen peroxide-inducible genes activator, producing MNITLRQLGYFKALAEQRNFGRAAEVVNISQPALSVQIKEMETTLGQKLVERRARDVVLTPFGRLILAHALRVLDEMQALSEAARWQGGLAGRLSLGIIPTIAPYILPGVLEALRSRDISLDVQVREAKTDQLIADIQGGQLDAAILARPVGAEGLRERLLFEDRFLLAGTSVRLAALGQGAEALRPTSLVHSPLLLLEEGHCLTDQALEVCGRGRGHAQIDMGASSLGTLSRLVAAGFGLTLMPEIAAATEVRAAPGINLRRFGPPEPARQIVLVRRQSTQDEVWFEKLAEVLETAGAALIALARAEVPEPTAAMRPAPHAAQVDIYRDTH
- a CDS encoding putative quinol monooxygenase, whose amino-acid sequence is MICPSEDLEVTRAALTEHIRLSRAEPGCLSFDVTETAPGEFSVSERFVDRAAFDAHQTRTRASEWWRVTSHMPRHFEITEE
- a CDS encoding trimethylamine methyltransferase family protein — its product is MSEAALSSRRSRGGGGAARRAERTAVSIETARYIERNIPNFEVLTEEALEIIEANAETVLAEVGVNFVQNPAALERWRQAGADVQGERVRIPRGLARQLCATAPSRIIQHARNPERTVEIGGKSLVLAPVYGPPFVRDMEGGRRYATMEDFRKFVKLGYMSKWLHHSGGTVCEPTDIPVNKRHLDMLLAHMTLSDKPFMGSVTEPSRAQDSVDMCNILFGEEFVQNNTVMTSLINVNSPMTFDDVMMGSLEIYAANNQACILSPFIVGGAMAPVSVAGTLTQVLAEVLAGIAYSQLVRPGAPMIFGAFVTSIDMNSGAPTFGTPEAAHITYGAGQLARRMGLPFRSSGSFNGSKLPDAQAAYETANSLNVGLLAGVNFMLHSCGWLEGGLVSSFEKFVMDADQLGTLHHLARGVQVDEEAQAMDAIREVGPGGHYLGCAHTQANFKSAFWRSDLFDYKPFETWADEGERDTMVLANARVHKLLADYQQPPLDPEIAEALAAYVAKRKAEMPDAFS
- a CDS encoding DUF6477 family protein; protein product: MHDILGTLQALRRPPLLIRAARIGLQDYRREVHLRRLLRDGPLPQSPTALVRLLETEAALDQERRLASTGYSPARHVEVLIAMMAEARDMTPLLLET
- a CDS encoding DUF6456 domain-containing protein; translated protein: MHEGYAFKTILHDVPSWVPEAALHYLAHTESGTPIRALARHAGRHASTVMRQIRAYETRRDDLLVDEALRRLGQRVNHDKISGSPAKEAAMTSHTITRHNQTPELTENRLKSEARRVLRRLCEPGALLAVSADMDKAVVVRDTGSGQTLRTAVVEREVAEAMALKGWVACDGPGRIARYHITATGRNALSLMLAEAENQASGLRDGPFLSEQAASHPTPDASGRRARYGLVDSPLVALARRRDKDGSRFLTSDLVRAGERLREDFELAQMAPRVAQNWDHFLSHVDEHGSPVVSRGYDAEAARLRVLAALRDLGPGLGDVVLRCCCYMEGLERAEKKMGWSARSGKIVLRIALQRLKRHYEGLGEAGSLIG
- a CDS encoding OmpP1/FadL family transporter, with protein sequence MSAFALASPATATNGYFSNGYGGQSKGMAGAGVAVPTGVLGMAQNPATGVKLGNQAGFCLTTFAPNRDVEIAPGGPLTPGTHKSQNDVFFIPCGGANWKLDDRSSLGAFVFGNGGMNTEFDTNFFAGLGAGSAPVGVNLEQAFITLNYARKVNDRLTLGVSPILAVQRFKAQGLQAFSALSISPSDVTNRGHDWSTGFGVNLGLLYEANPEWTFGAAYRNEIQMSKFSRYKGLFADGEFDVPAMLTLGAAYTPAAAPHWTLTGEYQRIFYGNVKPIANSSAPPGGPLGATNGVGFGWQDVDVWRLAAIWQKSDKLTLRTGVSYSTEFIKNDGNVVINTIAPGTPQWHLSAGGTYEINDRWAFTFAYTHAFSNSFSGSNPALTGVAQPVKIRMHQHEVATGISYRW
- the guaA gene encoding glutamine-hydrolyzing GMP synthase gives rise to the protein MSQISHDRLLIIDFGSQVTQLIARRLRELNVYCEIHPYQKVTDAFLQEMAPRAIIFSGGPDSVMREGSPRPPQAAYDLGVPILGICYGQQVMMQDLGGRVEAGEHATAEFGRAYVTSTGVASGFVDGWFAGDSREQVWMSHGDHVSEIAPGFEVLGTSPGAPFAITADRARNFYAVQFHPEVHHTPNGARLYENFIRQAGFKGDWTMGAYREEAIAKIRAQVGDKQVICGLSGGVDSSVAAVLIHEAIGDQLTCVFVDHGLLRQGEADEVVAMFRDNYNIPLIHADEAELFLGELEGVSDPETKRKTIGRLFIDVFQKYASQIEGAEFLAQGTLYPDVIESVSFSGGPSVTIKSHHNVGGLPEKMGLKLVEPLRELFKDEVRALGRELGLPQSFIGRHPFPGPGLAIRCPGEITREKLDILRKADAVYIDQIRRHGLYDDIWQAFVAILPVRTVGVMGDGRTYDFACALRAVTSVDGMTADYYPFTHEFLGETATRIINEVKGINRVTYDITSKPPGTIEWE